The following are encoded in a window of Streptomyces sp. Go-475 genomic DNA:
- a CDS encoding FAD-dependent oxidoreductase gives MSEKQQVSSSYWFQTAPDGHHPALAEDLDVDVAVIGGGIAGLCTAWELTRAGRSVAVLEAGRIAAGVTGHTTAKVTALHTLVYDKLRRTRGPEGARLYARSQSEAIERAAGIVEELGIDCDWETRSAYTYACDPGRVDELRAEARAAAEAGLPASFVAETGLPFPVAGAVRVTGQAQFHPRKYLLALAADLAGRGGRIFEDTTVLGLDEGEPCRLSTATGATVRARDVVVATHYPIFDRALLFTRLSPRRELVVAGTIPAEQDPDGMFITPDEGIRSVRTAPHEGDRRLLIVTGEHFTPGTGDPRARFEHLTAWATERFPDLDVTHRWATQDNDPTDTVPMVGPLHPGTRHAYVATGFGGWGMSGGMMAGRLLAAHITGEECAWSGLYDPRRLKPAVREAPSFLKTQAKVAGHFVGDRLRPSPPVESLPPGEGAVVRADGHRLAVYRDDDGALHAVSARCTHLGCLVAFNSAERAWECPCHGSRFDTHGKVIQGPATKPLEQRDI, from the coding sequence ATGAGCGAGAAGCAGCAGGTCAGCAGCTCGTACTGGTTTCAGACCGCCCCGGACGGCCACCACCCCGCGCTGGCGGAGGACCTGGACGTCGACGTGGCGGTGATCGGCGGCGGGATCGCCGGGCTGTGCACGGCGTGGGAGCTGACCCGGGCCGGCCGCAGCGTGGCGGTGCTGGAGGCCGGGCGGATCGCGGCCGGGGTCACCGGGCACACCACCGCCAAGGTCACCGCCCTGCACACGCTCGTCTACGACAAGCTGCGGCGCACCCGCGGCCCCGAGGGCGCCCGGCTGTACGCCCGTTCGCAGTCCGAGGCGATCGAACGCGCCGCCGGGATCGTCGAGGAGCTGGGCATCGACTGCGACTGGGAGACCCGGAGCGCCTACACGTACGCCTGCGATCCGGGCCGGGTCGACGAACTGCGCGCCGAGGCACGGGCCGCCGCCGAGGCCGGGCTGCCCGCCTCGTTCGTGGCGGAGACCGGACTGCCCTTCCCGGTGGCGGGCGCGGTCCGGGTCACCGGGCAGGCCCAGTTCCACCCGCGCAAGTACCTGCTGGCCCTCGCCGCCGACCTGGCCGGACGCGGCGGGCGGATCTTCGAGGACACCACCGTCCTCGGCCTGGACGAGGGCGAGCCGTGCCGGCTGTCGACCGCCACCGGGGCGACGGTCCGGGCCCGGGACGTCGTCGTCGCGACGCACTACCCGATCTTCGACCGGGCCCTGCTCTTCACCCGGCTGTCCCCGCGCCGCGAGCTGGTGGTCGCCGGGACGATCCCGGCGGAGCAGGACCCGGACGGCATGTTCATCACGCCCGACGAGGGCATCCGCTCGGTGCGCACCGCGCCCCACGAGGGAGACCGGCGCCTGCTCATCGTCACGGGCGAGCACTTCACGCCCGGCACGGGCGACCCGCGCGCCCGCTTCGAGCACCTCACCGCCTGGGCCACCGAGCGCTTCCCGGACCTGGACGTCACCCACCGCTGGGCCACGCAGGACAACGACCCGACCGACACCGTGCCGATGGTCGGCCCCCTGCACCCGGGCACCCGGCACGCCTACGTGGCCACCGGCTTCGGCGGCTGGGGCATGAGCGGCGGCATGATGGCGGGCCGCCTCCTCGCCGCGCACATCACCGGCGAGGAGTGCGCGTGGAGCGGGCTGTACGACCCGCGCCGGCTGAAGCCCGCCGTGCGTGAGGCGCCGTCGTTCCTCAAGACCCAGGCCAAGGTCGCCGGGCACTTCGTGGGCGACCGGCTGCGGCCCTCACCGCCGGTGGAGTCCCTGCCGCCCGGTGAGGGCGCCGTGGTCCGCGCCGACGGCCACCGTCTCGCCGTCTACCGGGACGACGACGGCGCCCTGCACGCCGTCTCCGCCCGCTGCACCCACCTGGGCTGCCTGGTCGCGTTCAACAGCGCCGAGCGCGCCTGGGAGTGCCCCTGCCACGGCTCCCGTTTCGACACCCACGGCAAGGTGATCCAGGGCCCGGCGACCAAGCCGCTGGAACAGCGGGACATCTGA
- a CDS encoding PPK2 family polyphosphate kinase — protein MRKDRTSLWQRLRVPVGEPVDLSAQDAAATPGGPDGKAAGKAATARIGERLAGLQERLWAASTAGDRRRVLLVLQGMDTSGKGGTVKHVIGPLNPSGCRITAFRAPTAEERAHPFLWRVEKALPLPGELGIFDRSHYEDVLVARVRGLAPAAEIDRRYELINRFEKSLADDGVTLVKCFLHLSYEEQRRRLLKRLDRPEKRWKFAPSDIDDRALWPAYQEAYEIALERCGTSYAPWYLVPADHKWYRDWAVSTLLLEHLRELDPRYPEPDFDVAECRKRLLRQS, from the coding sequence GTGCGGAAGGACAGGACCTCACTGTGGCAGCGGCTGCGCGTCCCCGTCGGCGAGCCGGTCGACCTGTCCGCCCAGGACGCCGCCGCCACCCCCGGCGGCCCGGACGGCAAGGCGGCGGGCAAGGCCGCCACGGCCAGGATCGGCGAGCGTCTCGCCGGCCTCCAGGAACGGCTGTGGGCCGCGAGCACCGCGGGCGACCGGCGCCGCGTCCTGCTGGTCCTGCAGGGCATGGACACCAGCGGAAAGGGCGGCACGGTCAAGCACGTCATCGGGCCGCTCAACCCGTCCGGCTGCCGGATCACCGCGTTCCGGGCGCCCACCGCCGAGGAGCGCGCGCACCCCTTCCTGTGGCGCGTCGAGAAGGCGCTCCCGCTCCCCGGCGAACTGGGCATCTTCGACCGCTCGCACTACGAGGACGTCCTGGTGGCCCGCGTCCGCGGCCTCGCCCCCGCCGCCGAGATCGACCGCCGGTACGAGCTGATCAACCGCTTCGAGAAGTCCCTCGCCGACGACGGCGTGACCCTGGTCAAGTGCTTCCTGCACCTCTCCTACGAGGAGCAGCGCCGCCGGCTGCTCAAGCGCCTCGACAGGCCGGAGAAGCGCTGGAAGTTCGCGCCGTCCGACATCGACGACCGCGCCCTGTGGCCCGCGTACCAGGAGGCCTACGAGATCGCCCTGGAGCGCTGCGGCACCTCGTACGCGCCCTGGTACCTGGTGCCGGCCGACCACAAGTGGTACCGCGACTGGGCGGTCAGCACGCTGCTCCTGGAGCATCTGCGGGAGCTGGACCCGCGGTATCCGGAGCCGGACTTCGACGTGGCGGAGTGCCGGAAGCGGCTGCTGCGGCAGTCCTGA
- a CDS encoding PhoX family protein translates to MTTTGRSATRREALAGAGALGIGIAFSGALSELFTGTAAAQDLGRTGYGPLVPDPKGLLDLPKGFRYRVLSREGDPLRSGEGEVPSNHDGMSAFAGRGGRVHLVRNHENRADGKVPVPVVEGLTYDPAAKGGCTALTLDSRNHVLSERVAIAGTAVNCAGGPTPWGTWLTCEETEDKAGTNGYAKDHGFIFEVDPVDPRRTGAVPLTAMGRFQHEAIAVDPRRGVVYETEDAFQKPFGLFYRFLPDRPLGGRGSLRAGGRLQAMRVPGVPDLSSTQETGAAFDGVEWVDVPDPQAARTPIRLQDFGRRGITHAQKLEGCYWGGRSVYFVSSFARSAEGSAADHFGQVWRYDPDRRRLTLVIAFGPDTDVRLPGESPDNICLAPSGGLMVCEDGEGAQHVYGVTRRGEVYAMARNRQNIGTPEEPEWGEFAGVTFSPDGDTMYVNCYRPGTTFAVTGPWRR, encoded by the coding sequence ATGACCACGACCGGTCGTTCCGCCACACGACGTGAGGCACTCGCCGGGGCAGGCGCCCTGGGCATCGGGATCGCGTTCTCCGGTGCCCTGTCCGAACTCTTCACCGGTACCGCCGCCGCACAGGACCTCGGCCGCACCGGCTACGGCCCGCTCGTCCCCGACCCGAAGGGACTGCTCGACCTGCCGAAAGGTTTCCGTTACCGGGTCCTCTCCCGCGAGGGCGACCCGCTCCGCTCCGGCGAGGGCGAGGTCCCCTCCAACCACGACGGCATGTCGGCCTTCGCGGGCAGAGGCGGCCGGGTCCACCTGGTCCGCAACCACGAGAACCGCGCCGACGGCAAGGTCCCGGTCCCGGTGGTCGAGGGCCTCACCTACGACCCGGCGGCCAAGGGCGGCTGCACGGCCCTGACGCTGGACTCCCGCAACCACGTCCTGTCGGAACGCGTCGCGATCGCCGGCACGGCCGTCAACTGCGCGGGCGGGCCGACCCCGTGGGGCACCTGGCTGACCTGCGAGGAGACCGAGGACAAGGCGGGCACCAACGGCTACGCCAAGGACCACGGCTTCATCTTCGAGGTCGACCCGGTCGACCCGCGCCGCACCGGAGCCGTACCGCTGACCGCGATGGGCCGCTTCCAGCACGAGGCGATCGCCGTCGACCCGCGGCGGGGCGTGGTGTACGAGACGGAGGACGCCTTCCAGAAGCCGTTCGGCCTCTTCTACCGCTTCCTGCCGGACCGGCCGCTGGGCGGCCGGGGTTCGCTGCGCGCGGGCGGCCGGCTCCAGGCCATGCGGGTGCCCGGCGTGCCGGACCTGTCCTCGACCCAGGAGACCGGCGCCGCGTTCGACGGCGTCGAGTGGGTGGACGTACCGGACCCGCAGGCGGCGCGGACGCCGATCCGGCTCCAGGACTTCGGCCGCCGGGGCATCACGCACGCGCAGAAGCTGGAGGGCTGCTACTGGGGCGGCCGGTCGGTGTACTTCGTGTCGTCCTTCGCCCGCAGCGCGGAGGGCTCGGCGGCCGACCACTTCGGGCAGGTCTGGCGCTACGACCCGGACCGGCGACGGCTGACCCTGGTGATCGCCTTCGGGCCGGACACCGACGTGCGGCTGCCGGGCGAGTCGCCGGACAACATCTGCCTGGCCCCCAGCGGCGGCCTCATGGTCTGCGAGGACGGCGAGGGCGCCCAGCACGTGTACGGCGTGACCAGGCGCGGCGAGGTGTACGCGATGGCCCGCAACCGCCAGAACATCGGCACCCCGGAGGAGCCCGAGTGGGGTGAGTTCGCCGGGGTGACCTTCTCCCCCGACGGCGACACGATGTACGTCAACTGCTACCGGCCCGGCACCACGTTCGCGGTGACGGGTCCCTGGCGCCGGTAG
- a CDS encoding slipin family protein, with translation MVEELIGAVAAVGAGGLAYLAAAARVVKQYERGVVFRLGRLHGEVRRPGFNLVVPAIDRMRKVNLQIVTMPIPAQEGITRDNVTVRVDAVVYFKVVDPAAAVVNVEDYRFAVSQMAQTSLRSIIGKSELDDLLSNREKLNQGLELMIDSPAVEWGVTIDRVEIKDVSLPDTMKRSMARQAEADRERRARLINADAEYQASKKLAQAAHQMADTPSALQLRLLQTVMAVAAEKNSTLVLPIPVELLRFLERGPEAGRQTSAEHAVADSAEHAVADAAQAKEALEELRHAVEQ, from the coding sequence ATGGTCGAAGAGCTGATCGGGGCGGTGGCGGCGGTCGGCGCCGGCGGCCTGGCGTACCTGGCCGCGGCGGCACGGGTCGTCAAGCAGTACGAACGCGGGGTCGTCTTCCGGCTCGGGCGCCTGCACGGGGAGGTGCGGCGACCCGGGTTCAACCTCGTCGTCCCGGCCATCGACCGGATGCGCAAGGTCAACCTGCAGATCGTGACCATGCCCATCCCCGCCCAGGAGGGCATCACCCGCGACAACGTGACCGTGCGGGTCGACGCGGTGGTGTACTTCAAGGTCGTGGACCCGGCGGCCGCGGTCGTCAACGTCGAGGACTACCGCTTCGCCGTCTCGCAGATGGCGCAGACCTCCCTGCGCTCGATCATCGGCAAGAGCGAGCTGGACGACCTGCTGTCCAACCGGGAGAAGCTCAACCAGGGCCTGGAGCTGATGATCGACAGCCCGGCCGTGGAATGGGGCGTGACCATCGACCGCGTGGAGATCAAGGACGTGTCCCTGCCGGACACCATGAAGCGCTCCATGGCCCGCCAGGCCGAGGCCGACCGCGAGCGGCGGGCCCGGCTGATCAACGCCGACGCGGAGTACCAGGCCTCGAAGAAGCTGGCCCAGGCCGCCCACCAGATGGCGGACACGCCCTCGGCGCTCCAGCTGCGGCTGCTGCAGACCGTGATGGCCGTGGCGGCGGAGAAGAACTCCACGCTGGTGCTGCCCATCCCGGTGGAGCTGCTCCGGTTCCTGGAGAGGGGCCCCGAGGCCGGCCGCCAGACCTCCGCGGAACACGCCGTCGCCGACTCCGCCGAACACGCCGTCGCCGACGCGGCACAGGCCAAGGAGGCCCTGGAGGAGCTGCGGCACGCCGTGGAGCAGTGA
- a CDS encoding SulP family inorganic anion transporter, whose amino-acid sequence MLSKFPYLRQDFLASIVVFLVAVPLCVGVAVASGVPAELGLITGIVGGIVTGMMRGSSLQVSGPAAGLTVLVFEAVSEFGVATLGVIVLFAGLLQLAMGFFGIGRWFRAISVSVVEGMLCGIGLVIIAGQIYAAAGLKAPESGIGKIAGLPGAFADALGNTTALTSLAIGAGTIAVIVLWKKMPKAVQTVPGALAAVVLATVATLAFSLPVATVQVEGLLGVIQVPGADAFGELASPAIWGTIIAFALIASAESLFSAAAVDRLHDGPRTEYNKEMIAQGAGNTLCGLLGALPMTAVIVRSSANVSAGAKTKASRVLHGVWLLLFAAAMPWALALIPIPALAGILVHAGFKLIPFRQITALWRAHKGEALILVVTAVSIVAVNMFEGVLIGLALSVVKTAWEASHVKLEVIDKGAGPIQVYLAGNATFLRLPKILDSLEALPQDRPVELDLSGLHHLDHACRTALENWAERHSATGTEPVKVTESEAAPEAEKVTAA is encoded by the coding sequence ATGCTGTCCAAGTTCCCTTACCTGAGGCAGGACTTCCTCGCCTCGATCGTCGTCTTCCTGGTCGCCGTGCCGCTGTGCGTCGGCGTGGCGGTCGCCTCCGGCGTCCCCGCGGAGCTGGGTCTGATCACCGGCATCGTCGGCGGCATCGTCACCGGGATGATGCGCGGCAGCAGCCTTCAGGTCTCCGGGCCCGCCGCCGGTCTCACCGTGCTGGTCTTCGAGGCCGTCAGCGAGTTCGGGGTGGCCACGCTCGGCGTGATCGTGCTGTTCGCCGGTCTGCTCCAGCTCGCCATGGGCTTCTTCGGCATAGGCCGCTGGTTCCGGGCGATATCCGTGTCCGTGGTCGAGGGCATGCTCTGCGGCATCGGCCTGGTGATCATCGCCGGGCAGATCTACGCGGCGGCGGGCCTGAAGGCCCCGGAGTCCGGGATCGGCAAGATCGCGGGCCTGCCCGGCGCGTTCGCCGACGCCCTCGGCAACACCACGGCCCTGACCTCCCTCGCGATCGGCGCGGGCACCATCGCCGTCATCGTGCTGTGGAAGAAGATGCCCAAGGCCGTCCAGACCGTGCCCGGCGCCCTCGCCGCGGTCGTCCTGGCGACGGTCGCCACGCTCGCCTTCAGCCTGCCGGTCGCCACCGTCCAGGTGGAGGGTCTGCTCGGCGTCATCCAGGTGCCCGGGGCCGACGCCTTCGGCGAGCTGGCCAGCCCGGCCATCTGGGGCACCATCATCGCCTTCGCGCTGATCGCCTCCGCCGAGTCCCTGTTCAGCGCGGCCGCCGTGGACCGGCTGCACGACGGTCCGCGCACCGAGTACAACAAGGAGATGATCGCCCAGGGCGCGGGCAACACCCTGTGCGGCCTGCTCGGCGCGCTGCCCATGACCGCGGTCATCGTGCGCAGCTCCGCCAACGTGAGCGCGGGCGCCAAGACCAAGGCGTCCCGGGTGCTGCACGGCGTCTGGCTGCTGCTGTTCGCCGCCGCGATGCCGTGGGCCCTGGCCCTGATCCCGATCCCCGCCCTGGCGGGCATCCTGGTGCACGCCGGCTTCAAGCTGATCCCGTTCCGCCAGATCACGGCGCTGTGGCGGGCGCACAAGGGTGAGGCGCTCATCCTGGTCGTCACGGCCGTGTCGATCGTCGCGGTCAACATGTTCGAGGGCGTGCTCATCGGTCTGGCCCTGTCGGTCGTCAAGACCGCCTGGGAGGCCTCGCACGTCAAGCTGGAGGTCATCGACAAGGGCGCCGGTCCGATCCAGGTGTACCTGGCGGGCAACGCCACCTTCCTGCGGCTGCCGAAGATCCTCGACAGCCTGGAGGCGCTGCCCCAGGACCGCCCGGTCGAGCTGGACCTGTCGGGCCTGCACCACCTCGACCACGCCTGCCGCACGGCCCTGGAGAACTGGGCCGAACGCCACAGCGCGACGGGCACCGAGCCGGTGAAGGTCACGGAGTCCGAGGCGGCACCGGAGGCCGAGAAGGTCACCGCCGCCTAG
- a CDS encoding carbonic anhydrase: MQPLIDNARMFGQRPEEFAHLAKGQSPEVLFITCADSRVVPALITGARPGELFELRTAGNVVPPYASTTPTGEAATIEYAVQVLGVQHIVVCGHSHCGAVGAVVRHDDLSAVPAVRDWLAHACEEPKCSDPTDPAVAEAVQHHVLTQLLRLRSYPCIEKRLEAGELQLHGWYYEIHTGIVREHRAQSDTFETL, encoded by the coding sequence ATGCAGCCCCTCATCGACAACGCCCGCATGTTCGGACAGCGCCCTGAGGAGTTCGCCCACCTCGCCAAGGGACAGTCCCCCGAGGTCCTGTTCATCACCTGCGCCGACTCCAGGGTCGTACCGGCCCTGATCACGGGCGCCCGTCCCGGCGAGCTCTTCGAGCTGCGCACCGCGGGCAACGTCGTCCCGCCGTACGCCTCCACCACCCCCACCGGTGAGGCGGCCACGATCGAGTACGCCGTGCAGGTGCTCGGCGTCCAGCACATCGTGGTCTGCGGCCACTCCCACTGCGGTGCCGTCGGCGCGGTCGTGCGCCACGACGACCTCTCCGCAGTACCCGCCGTGCGCGACTGGCTCGCGCACGCCTGTGAGGAGCCCAAGTGCTCCGACCCCACCGACCCGGCGGTCGCCGAGGCAGTCCAGCACCACGTGCTGACGCAGCTGCTGCGGCTGCGGTCCTACCCCTGCATCGAGAAGCGCCTCGAGGCGGGTGAACTCCAGCTGCACGGCTGGTACTACGAGATCCACACCGGCATCGTGCGGGAACACCGCGCGCAGTCCGACACGTTCGAGACGCTCTGA